The following are from one region of the Mycolicibacterium diernhoferi genome:
- a CDS encoding MSMEG_0570 family nitrogen starvation response protein, protein MPEMTFEVRWPDGSTQRCYSPSLVVHDYLATGGRYRVDDFVDRVGRAMAEASERVRARFGFACTSAAATKEGITHAAAAYPSDALIEITAMHPQLEQS, encoded by the coding sequence ATGCCTGAGATGACCTTCGAGGTCCGCTGGCCGGACGGCAGCACCCAGCGTTGCTACTCCCCCAGCCTGGTCGTGCACGACTACCTGGCCACCGGTGGACGCTACCGGGTCGACGACTTCGTCGACCGCGTCGGGCGTGCCATGGCCGAGGCGAGCGAGCGGGTACGGGCCCGGTTCGGCTTCGCCTGCACCTCGGCGGCCGCGACGAAGGAGGGGATCACCCACGCCGCAGCGGCTTACCCATCCGATGCGTTGATCGAGATCACCGCGATGCACCCGCAACTGGAGCAGTCATGA
- a CDS encoding MSMEG_0572/Sll0783 family nitrogen starvation response protein: MPFDSSIAENITASLAEIPHPALPKGTSIYGGTKIFPDYQAQEGESYFTLVHGIAHESSVSFVAVLQATRALRKGFESALYFYGPGSINCLATRGFPTTGDSGFPGEQNINDALTTFIKEGGTVFCCRFGLGLHGGREEDLIEGVIPAHPLDVQDALIYYARKGAIINSTYMV; the protein is encoded by the coding sequence ATGCCTTTTGACTCGTCCATCGCCGAGAACATCACCGCATCGTTGGCCGAGATCCCGCATCCCGCACTGCCCAAGGGCACCAGCATCTACGGTGGGACCAAGATCTTCCCCGACTACCAGGCCCAGGAGGGCGAGAGTTACTTCACCCTGGTGCACGGGATCGCACACGAGTCCTCGGTATCGTTCGTCGCCGTCCTACAGGCCACCCGCGCGCTGCGCAAAGGATTCGAGTCCGCGCTCTACTTCTACGGTCCTGGATCCATCAATTGCCTTGCCACCCGAGGTTTTCCGACCACCGGAGACTCCGGTTTCCCCGGCGAGCAGAACATCAACGATGCGTTGACCACGTTCATCAAGGAAGGCGGCACCGTGTTCTGCTGCCGGTTCGGACTCGGCCTGCACGGCGGACGTGAAGAGGACCTGATCGAGGGTGTCATCCCGGCCCATCCGCTCGACGTCCAGGACGCGCTGATCTACTACGCCCGCAAGGGCGCCATCATCAATTCCACCTATATGGTCTAG
- a CDS encoding acyl-ACP desaturase: protein MTDAQTGLLHELEPIVEQNLERHLTMARAWEPHDYVPWSRGRDFAFLGGEDWQPEDSPLDPVAKAALTVNLLTEDNLPSYHREIATRFGRDGAWGTWVGQWTAEEGRHSIALRDYLVVTRGVDPSKLEALRMAHTIAGYDSGDKTPLAALAYVSFQELATRVSHRNTGRASGCPIADQLLARIAADENLHMVFYRNLMAAALDIAPDAAMAAIRDEVVGFTMPGAGMADFRESSILIAKAGIYDLRIHHDDVLQPVLRFWRIFERTDFGPAGERARTELAQFLDAVDERARFYEEKAAQREAGAPA from the coding sequence ATGACGGATGCCCAGACCGGACTGCTGCACGAGTTGGAACCGATCGTCGAGCAGAACCTCGAACGTCATCTCACGATGGCCCGGGCGTGGGAGCCACACGATTACGTGCCGTGGAGCCGCGGAAGGGATTTCGCGTTCCTGGGCGGCGAGGACTGGCAACCCGAGGACTCCCCGCTGGACCCGGTCGCCAAGGCCGCACTCACGGTAAACCTGCTCACCGAGGACAACCTGCCCTCCTACCACCGCGAGATCGCCACCCGGTTCGGGCGCGACGGCGCGTGGGGCACCTGGGTCGGCCAATGGACCGCCGAGGAGGGCCGGCACAGCATCGCGCTGCGCGACTACCTGGTGGTCACCCGCGGAGTGGACCCGTCCAAGCTGGAAGCGCTGCGCATGGCGCACACCATCGCCGGATACGACTCCGGCGACAAGACTCCGCTGGCCGCGCTGGCCTACGTGTCCTTCCAGGAGCTCGCCACCCGGGTGTCGCACCGCAACACCGGCCGTGCCTCCGGCTGCCCGATCGCCGATCAACTGCTCGCCCGGATCGCCGCCGACGAGAACCTGCACATGGTCTTCTACCGCAATCTCATGGCGGCCGCGCTGGACATCGCTCCCGATGCCGCCATGGCGGCCATCCGCGACGAGGTCGTCGGCTTCACCATGCCCGGGGCGGGCATGGCCGACTTCCGGGAGAGCTCGATCCTGATCGCCAAGGCCGGCATCTACGACCTCCGCATCCACCACGACGATGTGCTGCAACCGGTGCTGCGCTTCTGGCGGATCTTCGAGCGCACCGATTTCGGCCCGGCCGGCGAACGGGCCCGCACCGAGCTCGCCCAGTTCCTCGACGCCGTCGACGAGCGCGCGCGCTTCTACGAGGAGAAGGCGGCCCAGCGCGAGGCCGGCGCACCGGCTTAG
- a CDS encoding MSMEG_0568 family radical SAM protein, with product MSVSTRVDLALSGFRGEPPVSRTSGAGPSADGHLVIDGLNAAIPRNATSPFVFDGTRVLLDGVDTGLDVEVIDRPKFYDLCTAEGVPYEKLARLHGRDVLATTVVQTCIRYAPDQRCRFCTIEESLRSGATTAVKRPAELAEVAAAAVRLDGVRQMVMTTGTSAGSDRGARHLIRCVQAVKEAEPGLAVQVQCEPPADLAVIGELRSAGADAIGIHVESLDDRVRRRWMPGKATVPLEQYRAAWREAVRVFGRNQVSTYLLVGLGEDQDELIAGASELIDMGVYPFVVPYRPQPGSLAVEIDAAPAPSAAAVEKVSREVAAKLAMAGMAGTDQRAGCAACGACSVLQGLGA from the coding sequence ATGAGCGTATCCACCAGGGTCGACCTCGCACTGTCGGGTTTCCGCGGTGAGCCGCCGGTCAGCCGCACCTCCGGGGCCGGCCCCAGCGCGGACGGGCACCTCGTCATCGACGGCCTCAACGCCGCGATCCCGCGAAATGCCACCAGCCCGTTCGTGTTCGACGGCACCCGGGTGCTGCTCGACGGCGTGGACACCGGACTGGACGTCGAGGTCATCGACCGGCCGAAGTTCTACGACCTGTGCACCGCCGAGGGCGTCCCGTACGAGAAACTGGCCCGGCTGCACGGCCGCGACGTGCTGGCCACCACGGTGGTGCAGACCTGCATCCGGTACGCACCCGATCAACGCTGCCGGTTCTGCACGATCGAGGAATCCCTGCGCTCGGGGGCCACCACCGCGGTGAAGCGGCCGGCCGAACTCGCCGAGGTGGCCGCGGCCGCGGTACGGCTGGACGGCGTGCGGCAGATGGTGATGACCACCGGGACCTCTGCTGGATCCGACCGTGGCGCAAGGCATCTGATCCGATGCGTGCAGGCCGTCAAGGAGGCCGAGCCCGGTCTTGCGGTCCAGGTCCAGTGTGAACCGCCCGCCGATCTGGCGGTCATCGGCGAGTTGCGCTCCGCAGGCGCCGACGCGATCGGTATCCACGTGGAATCCCTCGACGACCGGGTGCGCCGCCGGTGGATGCCCGGGAAGGCGACGGTACCGCTGGAGCAGTACCGGGCGGCGTGGCGCGAAGCGGTCCGGGTGTTCGGCCGTAATCAGGTGTCGACCTATCTGCTGGTGGGCCTCGGGGAGGACCAGGACGAGCTGATCGCCGGCGCGTCCGAACTGATCGACATGGGGGTGTACCCGTTCGTGGTGCCCTATCGCCCGCAGCCCGGCTCGCTGGCCGTCGAGATCGATGCCGCCCCCGCCCCGTCGGCCGCGGCGGTGGAGAAGGTGTCCCGTGAGGTCGCCGCGAAACTCGCGATGGCCGGGATGGCCGGCACCGACCAGCGGGCCGGATGCGCGGCCTGCGGGGCCTGCTCGGTGCTGCAGGGGCTGGGTGCCTGA
- a CDS encoding Rieske 2Fe-2S domain-containing protein, with translation MAKPPLSMKPTGWFQVAWSDEIGVGDVHRMTYFGEEMIAWRAQSGRLTVMNAYCEHLGAHLGHGGHVQGDVLQCPFHGWQWNHEGRNVCIPYQERPNRGRRIRTYPVVERNSSVYIWHDVDGREPFFDAPDIFADFGERTAQDYYPQQRLFRQGLELHPQYVLENGVDFAHFKFVHQTPIVPVFTRHDFAQPVSYVDFTITFEGDDGQTIDDVNSGVEAINGGLGIAVTKSWGMVDNRTISAVTPVDDRTSDVRFMVYIGRTPGRDDQRTEDRARQFGEEVIRQFTQDIHIWSHQRYSDPPALAAAEYEGFTAIRRWAMQFYPDGLGGSAADLARVRKADTL, from the coding sequence ATGGCAAAGCCACCGCTGTCGATGAAGCCGACGGGCTGGTTCCAGGTGGCCTGGTCGGACGAGATCGGCGTCGGCGACGTCCATCGGATGACGTACTTCGGCGAGGAGATGATCGCCTGGCGTGCGCAGTCCGGCCGGCTGACGGTGATGAACGCCTACTGCGAGCACCTCGGCGCACACCTGGGCCACGGCGGACACGTGCAAGGTGATGTGCTGCAGTGCCCGTTCCACGGATGGCAGTGGAACCACGAGGGCCGCAACGTCTGTATCCCGTACCAGGAACGGCCCAACCGGGGGCGTCGGATACGCACCTACCCGGTGGTCGAACGCAACTCCTCGGTCTACATCTGGCACGACGTCGACGGCCGCGAGCCGTTCTTCGACGCCCCCGACATCTTCGCCGACTTCGGTGAGCGCACCGCGCAGGACTACTACCCGCAACAGCGGCTGTTCCGCCAAGGCCTGGAGTTGCACCCGCAGTACGTGCTCGAAAACGGGGTGGACTTCGCGCATTTCAAGTTCGTGCACCAGACGCCGATCGTCCCGGTGTTCACCCGGCATGATTTCGCGCAGCCGGTGTCCTACGTCGACTTCACCATCACCTTCGAGGGTGACGACGGCCAGACGATCGACGATGTGAACAGCGGCGTCGAGGCGATCAACGGTGGACTCGGCATCGCCGTCACCAAGAGCTGGGGCATGGTCGACAACCGGACCATCTCAGCGGTCACCCCGGTCGACGACCGCACCTCCGACGTGCGATTCATGGTCTACATCGGCCGTACCCCGGGTCGCGACGACCAGCGAACCGAGGACCGGGCCCGCCAGTTCGGCGAGGAAGTCATCCGGCAGTTCACCCAGGACATCCACATCTGGTCGCACCAACGGTATTCGGACCCGCCCGCGTTGGCCGCCGCCGAGTACGAGGGGTTCACCGCTATTCGCCGGTGGGCCATGCAGTTCTATCCGGACGGTCTGGGCGGCAGTGCCGCAGACCTGGCACGCGTGAGGAAGGCCGATACCCTATGA
- a CDS encoding MSMEG_0567/sll0787 family protein, whose product MIHFDSSTPSSPEDLSILAGTRPTPPFLIEPACGADLADYRRLRTAEFVREQALFAGSDADEIDDDPRTVVLVARGPDGTVLGGVRLAPVGAVDIGWWTGSRLVTTRAARSSGVGPALIRAACAHVESAGVLRFEADVQTRYVRVFSDLNWKPLGEKMIAGRSHTRMRYPINPFVGLAAATKSFLGDTLAPLRAIRGGLGPAGFVGDDGAPVPGTDVVAACDAIIPSMVERDPEWAGWCSVLVNINDLTAMGARPIGLLDAVGAPTRPILDRVVRGITAASAAWRVPVLGGHTQLGVPAALAVTALGRTADPVPAGGGRAGDRVRLTADLTGGWRPGYTGKQWDCTSARSATDLAAMAGLVAELRPRAAKDVSMAGVVGTLGMLAEASGVGAELAVADIPRPAGASAGQWLTCFPGYAMLTAGRTRRAPGLPPGVADADCGSLTATPGVRLRWPDGVTTTVLTASVTGIGPA is encoded by the coding sequence ATGATCCACTTCGACTCCAGCACTCCGTCTTCGCCAGAGGATCTGTCCATCCTGGCCGGTACCCGGCCGACTCCGCCGTTTCTGATCGAGCCGGCCTGCGGCGCCGACCTGGCCGACTACCGCCGGCTGCGCACGGCGGAGTTCGTGCGCGAGCAGGCGCTGTTCGCCGGGTCCGACGCCGATGAGATCGATGACGACCCGCGCACCGTGGTGCTGGTGGCTCGCGGGCCCGACGGCACCGTGCTGGGCGGGGTGCGGCTCGCCCCGGTCGGCGCGGTGGACATCGGGTGGTGGACCGGCAGCCGACTGGTCACCACCCGGGCCGCCCGATCCAGCGGCGTCGGGCCGGCGTTGATCCGGGCGGCCTGCGCGCACGTCGAGTCGGCCGGGGTGCTGCGCTTCGAGGCCGACGTACAGACCCGATATGTCCGGGTGTTCAGCGATCTCAACTGGAAACCGTTGGGCGAAAAGATGATCGCCGGCCGCTCGCACACCCGGATGCGGTACCCGATCAACCCGTTCGTCGGGCTTGCCGCCGCCACCAAATCCTTTCTCGGGGACACCCTGGCACCGCTGCGGGCGATCCGCGGCGGACTCGGCCCGGCCGGTTTCGTCGGCGATGACGGTGCCCCGGTCCCGGGTACCGACGTGGTCGCGGCCTGCGACGCCATCATCCCGTCGATGGTCGAACGTGATCCGGAGTGGGCGGGCTGGTGCTCGGTGCTGGTCAACATCAACGACCTGACCGCGATGGGCGCCCGGCCGATCGGACTGCTGGACGCGGTCGGTGCGCCGACGCGGCCCATCCTGGACCGCGTCGTCCGCGGTATCACGGCGGCATCGGCCGCCTGGCGGGTCCCGGTGCTCGGCGGCCACACCCAGCTCGGGGTGCCGGCCGCGCTGGCGGTCACCGCACTCGGGCGCACCGCCGATCCGGTGCCGGCCGGCGGCGGGCGGGCCGGGGACCGAGTCCGGCTCACCGCCGACCTCACCGGCGGCTGGCGGCCCGGATACACCGGCAAGCAATGGGATTGCACCAGTGCCCGCTCCGCGACGGATCTGGCCGCGATGGCCGGGTTGGTCGCCGAACTGCGGCCTCGCGCCGCCAAGGACGTCAGCATGGCCGGTGTGGTGGGCACCTTGGGCATGCTGGCCGAGGCCAGTGGGGTCGGTGCCGAACTGGCCGTCGCGGACATCCCCCGCCCCGCCGGTGCCTCTGCCGGCCAGTGGCTGACCTGCTTCCCCGGCTACGCCATGCTGACCGCCGGCCGGACCCGGCGTGCACCGGGCCTGCCGCCCGGTGTCGCCGACGCGGACTGCGGGTCGTTGACGGCCACGCCCGGGGTGCGCCTACGCTGGCCGGACGGGGTGACGACGACCGTGTTGACGGCCTCGGTCACCGGTATCGGACCGGCCTGA
- a CDS encoding TetR/AcrR family transcriptional regulator, producing MVQANENARQRMVAGAADMLGSRGLNATGVRELAKHAGAPLGSVYHYFPGGKAQLAAEAVRWADEQTAAALTRSSAEGPAAMIRDLLDMWRNTLLGSDFRRGCPVLAVAVEDLPGDDTAPRDAAVFAFSAWSTHIAAALRAAGLEHAAAAGTATLVIAAVEGAVAMSRAERSIEPLEVVGAQLQQLLSGLGCPLRP from the coding sequence GTGGTGCAGGCGAACGAGAATGCCCGGCAGCGAATGGTGGCGGGCGCGGCGGACATGCTGGGCAGTCGGGGCTTGAACGCGACCGGCGTGCGTGAACTGGCCAAGCATGCCGGTGCGCCGCTGGGCTCCGTTTACCACTACTTCCCGGGCGGAAAAGCCCAGTTGGCGGCCGAGGCGGTGCGCTGGGCCGACGAGCAGACCGCCGCCGCGCTCACCCGGTCATCGGCCGAGGGCCCGGCGGCCATGATCCGCGACCTTCTGGACATGTGGCGGAACACCCTGCTGGGTAGTGACTTCCGTCGCGGTTGCCCGGTGTTGGCGGTGGCCGTGGAGGATCTCCCGGGCGACGACACGGCACCCCGGGACGCGGCGGTGTTCGCTTTCAGCGCGTGGTCGACTCACATCGCTGCGGCACTGCGTGCCGCCGGCCTGGAACACGCCGCGGCGGCCGGCACCGCCACGCTCGTCATCGCCGCGGTCGAGGGCGCGGTGGCGATGAGCCGTGCCGAGCGCAGCATCGAGCCGCTGGAGGTGGTGGGCGCCCAGTTGCAGCAGCTGCTCTCCGGCCTGGGATGTCCGCTCAGACCCTGA
- a CDS encoding carbon-nitrogen hydrolase family protein, translating to MTTTLAAVSANFTRDLEQNYTLITTLTERARAAGVHFLVLPEAAIGGYLSSLGNHGDTVRTTKKSLPPAIRLDGPEIARVQQIIGDLTVAIGFCELADDGETRYNSAAILDGTQVYGTYRKVHQPLGESMSYSAGSRYGVFDTPVGRVGLQICYDKAFPEAARLMALDGAQIIASLSAWPAARTATAQNLQDDRWTYRFNLFDTARALDNQVFWVSSNQSGTFGSLRYVGNAKIVDPGGNILATTLLDSGMAVAEVDLDATFRTTRAGMFHLRDRRPDVYGPLTAPTAFHEAGWKAPAHA from the coding sequence ATGACGACCACACTGGCCGCCGTCTCGGCGAACTTCACCCGGGACCTCGAACAGAATTACACGCTGATCACCACGCTCACCGAGCGGGCCCGCGCCGCGGGCGTGCATTTCCTCGTGCTGCCCGAGGCCGCCATCGGTGGCTACCTGTCCTCACTGGGCAACCACGGCGACACCGTCAGGACCACCAAAAAGTCGCTGCCCCCGGCTATTCGGCTCGACGGCCCGGAGATCGCCCGGGTGCAGCAGATCATCGGTGATCTGACAGTCGCGATCGGATTCTGCGAACTGGCCGACGACGGAGAGACCCGCTACAACTCCGCCGCCATCCTGGACGGCACTCAGGTGTACGGCACCTACCGCAAGGTGCACCAGCCACTCGGCGAGTCGATGTCGTACTCCGCGGGCTCCCGGTACGGGGTGTTCGATACCCCGGTCGGCCGGGTCGGCCTGCAAATCTGTTACGACAAGGCCTTCCCGGAGGCGGCCCGCCTGATGGCGCTGGACGGCGCGCAGATCATCGCGAGCCTGTCAGCCTGGCCGGCAGCCCGGACTGCCACCGCGCAGAATCTGCAGGACGACCGCTGGACCTACCGGTTCAACCTGTTCGACACCGCCCGCGCGCTGGACAACCAGGTGTTCTGGGTCTCGTCCAACCAGAGCGGCACTTTCGGGTCGCTGCGCTACGTCGGCAACGCCAAGATCGTCGATCCAGGTGGAAACATCCTGGCCACAACTCTTCTGGACAGCGGCATGGCGGTCGCCGAGGTCGACCTGGACGCCACCTTCCGCACCACCCGGGCCGGCATGTTCCACCTGCGCGACCGCCGGCCCGATGTGTACGGACCGCTGACCGCCCCGACCGCCTTCCACGAGGCCGGGTGGAAGGCACCGGCTCATGCCTGA
- a CDS encoding TetR/AcrR family transcriptional regulator: MLEAALQALASGAPGSVSGNRIAKAAGATWGTVKYQFGDIDGLWAAVLRHTAQRRGAMPSHAAPRGSLSRRVAAILDVMYDGLGTTDSRAIENLRAALPRDRAELEQHFPQTAAELASWQKTWITDCQNAFSDLDVDPARVREVALFIPGAMRGITSERQLGSYIDLDEARRALSNAIVAYLRNSGPAHRAS, encoded by the coding sequence ATGCTCGAAGCCGCGTTGCAGGCGTTGGCATCCGGGGCCCCGGGTTCGGTGTCGGGTAACCGCATCGCCAAGGCCGCCGGCGCCACCTGGGGCACGGTCAAGTACCAGTTCGGCGATATCGACGGGCTGTGGGCCGCGGTGCTGCGCCACACCGCGCAACGCCGGGGCGCGATGCCGTCACACGCCGCGCCGCGCGGATCACTCTCCCGACGGGTGGCCGCGATCCTCGACGTCATGTATGACGGCCTGGGCACCACCGACTCGCGGGCCATCGAGAACCTGCGCGCCGCACTCCCCCGGGACCGCGCCGAACTCGAACAGCACTTTCCGCAGACGGCCGCCGAGTTGGCGTCCTGGCAGAAGACCTGGATCACCGATTGCCAGAACGCCTTTTCCGATCTCGACGTGGATCCGGCCCGGGTGCGCGAAGTGGCCCTGTTCATCCCGGGAGCGATGCGCGGTATCACCTCCGAACGCCAACTCGGGTCCTATATCGACCTCGACGAGGCCCGCCGCGCCCTGTCCAACGCGATCGTTGCGTACCTGCGGAATTCCGGGCCGGCCCACCGTGCGAGTTAG
- a CDS encoding Acg family FMN-binding oxidoreductase yields MATTSHTLAPVKVIEDAVRLACRAPSYHNSQPWRWIISPEGVQLWVDTDRLVATDSSGRQAVISCGAALDHFRVAAAAAGLEARVQRYPDPDDHHHLATITFGTPVAVTEGHRRRADAILSRRTDRLPMSAPENWDSFELTLQAVASDTAVDVIAPTDRPTVADASQLTDALRLYDSAYHHEIDWWTSPFEVTDGIPHSSLVSAAEADRVDVGRSFPVTRNRERRQTVAEDTAQLVVISALEDTRADLLRCGEALSALLLDATMAGFASCTLSHLTEVEVSRDIVGALVDRPYPQVVVRIGRIPELGEVAPPTPRRPLSDVLRVRV; encoded by the coding sequence ATGGCAACAACATCGCACACCCTGGCCCCGGTGAAGGTCATCGAGGACGCGGTCCGGCTCGCGTGCCGCGCCCCGTCGTATCACAACAGCCAGCCGTGGCGGTGGATCATCTCCCCCGAGGGCGTGCAGCTGTGGGTCGACACCGACCGGCTGGTGGCCACCGACAGCAGCGGGCGGCAGGCCGTGATCAGTTGCGGCGCAGCGCTCGATCACTTCCGGGTCGCGGCGGCCGCCGCCGGCCTGGAGGCCCGGGTGCAGCGCTATCCCGATCCCGACGATCACCATCACCTGGCCACCATCACATTCGGGACGCCGGTCGCGGTCACCGAGGGACACCGGCGCCGCGCCGATGCCATCCTGTCCCGGCGCACCGACCGGCTGCCGATGTCGGCTCCGGAGAACTGGGACTCCTTCGAGTTGACACTCCAGGCCGTCGCCTCCGATACCGCCGTGGACGTGATCGCGCCCACCGACCGGCCGACCGTCGCGGACGCCTCCCAGCTCACCGACGCCCTGCGCCTCTACGATTCTGCCTACCATCACGAGATCGACTGGTGGACATCGCCGTTCGAGGTCACCGATGGCATCCCACACAGCTCGCTGGTCTCGGCCGCCGAAGCCGATCGGGTGGATGTTGGACGGTCCTTCCCCGTGACCCGGAACCGGGAACGCCGGCAGACCGTCGCCGAGGACACCGCGCAGCTGGTGGTGATCTCCGCACTCGAGGACACCCGGGCGGACCTGCTGCGATGCGGTGAAGCGCTGTCGGCTCTGCTGTTGGACGCCACCATGGCGGGTTTCGCGTCGTGCACGCTGAGTCACCTGACCGAGGTGGAGGTCAGCCGCGACATCGTCGGCGCCCTGGTCGACCGGCCCTACCCGCAGGTCGTGGTCCGCATCGGCCGCATCCCGGAACTCGGCGAGGTAGCACCGCCGACACCACGACGCCCGCTCTCGGATGTGCTGCGGGTCAGGGTCTGA
- a CDS encoding MSMEG_0569 family flavin-dependent oxidoreductase, protein MTTTVIPVVVIGGGQAGLSVSWYLGRAGIDHVVLEAATPAHAWFDTRWDNFTLVTPNWHCRLPGYAYDGPDPDGFMTRDEVVDWLAGWLRTFDPPVRTHSRVSRLANHPGGGFELTVQTATGTQTVICDHAVVATGGYPLPITPPWARSLDPSVHQLHSEQYRNADQLPDGAVLVVGSGQSGAQIAEDLHLSGRTVHLAVGGAPRVARTYRGRDCMTWLHEMGLYDRPAAQYPGGQAAIEKTNHYVTGRDGGRDVDLRQFALEGMQLYGTLTDGKDHTLRFAPTLTAALDHADAVYNSICADIDAHIEREGIPAPPASRYEPVWHPETETSTLDLRAAGVTSVLWAIGYRPDYRWIEASAFDGSGRPMQTRGITTVPGLSFVGLPWMHTWGSGRFLGIDRDARHIADAIIVDHKTFHSVTASAS, encoded by the coding sequence ATGACCACCACCGTCATTCCCGTCGTCGTCATCGGGGGCGGTCAGGCCGGCCTGTCGGTCAGCTGGTATCTCGGCCGCGCCGGTATCGACCACGTCGTCCTGGAGGCCGCAACCCCGGCACACGCCTGGTTCGACACCCGGTGGGACAACTTCACCCTGGTCACCCCCAACTGGCACTGCCGGCTTCCCGGCTACGCCTACGACGGGCCGGACCCGGACGGCTTCATGACCCGCGATGAGGTCGTCGACTGGCTCGCCGGCTGGTTGCGGACCTTCGATCCGCCGGTCCGGACGCACAGCCGGGTCAGCCGGCTGGCCAACCATCCCGGCGGTGGTTTCGAACTGACGGTGCAGACCGCGACCGGTACCCAGACCGTCATCTGCGACCACGCCGTCGTCGCCACCGGCGGCTATCCGCTGCCGATCACCCCACCCTGGGCCCGGTCGCTGGATCCCTCTGTGCACCAATTGCATTCCGAGCAGTACCGCAATGCCGACCAGCTACCCGACGGCGCGGTGCTGGTGGTGGGCAGCGGGCAGTCCGGCGCGCAGATCGCCGAGGACCTGCACCTGAGCGGACGCACCGTGCACCTGGCCGTCGGCGGGGCACCCCGGGTCGCGCGCACCTACCGCGGCCGGGACTGCATGACCTGGCTGCACGAGATGGGACTGTACGATCGGCCGGCCGCGCAGTATCCGGGCGGCCAGGCTGCCATCGAGAAGACCAACCATTACGTCACCGGACGCGACGGCGGCCGCGACGTGGACCTGCGCCAGTTCGCCCTCGAAGGCATGCAGCTCTACGGGACGCTGACCGACGGCAAGGACCACACCCTGCGGTTCGCGCCCACCCTGACCGCCGCACTGGACCACGCCGACGCGGTGTACAACTCGATCTGCGCAGACATCGACGCCCACATCGAACGCGAGGGCATCCCGGCACCGCCGGCATCGCGCTACGAACCGGTCTGGCATCCCGAGACAGAAACCAGCACACTGGATCTGCGGGCTGCAGGCGTCACCAGCGTGTTGTGGGCCATCGGCTACCGGCCGGACTACCGGTGGATCGAGGCCAGCGCCTTCGACGGGTCCGGACGCCCCATGCAGACCCGCGGCATCACCACCGTACCCGGGCTCAGCTTCGTCGGCCTGCCCTGGATGCACACCTGGGGCTCGGGCCGGTTCCTCGGAATAGACCGCGACGCGCGGCACATCGCGGACGCGATCATCGTCGACCACAAGACATTCCACTCCGTCACCGCGTCTGCCAGCTAA
- a CDS encoding LysR family transcriptional regulator ArgP yields the protein MKLDSHQLAAFAAVIELGSFDAAAERLHVTPSAISQRIKALEQRVGQVLVVREKPCRATMAGVPLLRLAAQTEILEAEALAETAGGRTDRTRIAIAVNADSMATWFHTVFARLPAVLLDIRIEDQDHSARLLREGAVMGAVTTERTAVPGCRVQSLGVMRYVPVAAERYVREYLPDGFIAPAVATAPSLAWNRDDALQDNLVRQVFRRPIDRPVHHVPTAEGFGAAVRAGLGWGMYPEQLVTADFVRVVDAHLDVPLFWQSWKLDSAVVGAVGAAVRHAAAGLRSG from the coding sequence GTGAAGCTGGACAGTCATCAGCTGGCGGCCTTCGCCGCGGTCATCGAGCTGGGCAGCTTCGATGCCGCGGCCGAGCGTCTGCACGTCACTCCGTCGGCCATCAGTCAGCGGATCAAGGCTCTGGAGCAGCGGGTGGGTCAGGTGCTGGTGGTCCGTGAAAAGCCGTGCCGGGCAACCATGGCCGGGGTCCCACTGCTCCGGCTGGCGGCGCAGACCGAGATTCTTGAGGCCGAGGCGCTGGCCGAGACGGCGGGCGGTCGGACCGACCGGACCCGGATCGCGATCGCGGTCAACGCCGACTCGATGGCCACCTGGTTCCACACCGTCTTCGCCCGGCTCCCGGCGGTGCTGCTCGACATCCGCATCGAGGATCAGGATCACTCGGCACGGTTGCTGCGTGAGGGGGCGGTGATGGGCGCGGTGACCACCGAACGCACCGCGGTGCCGGGTTGCCGGGTGCAGTCGCTCGGGGTGATGCGCTATGTCCCGGTGGCGGCCGAACGGTATGTGCGCGAATATCTGCCCGACGGGTTCATCGCCCCGGCGGTCGCCACCGCTCCATCGCTGGCATGGAACCGCGACGATGCGTTGCAGGATAATTTGGTTCGTCAGGTCTTCCGGCGGCCGATCGACCGGCCCGTGCATCATGTGCCGACCGCCGAGGGCTTCGGCGCCGCGGTGCGCGCCGGTCTGGGCTGGGGCATGTACCCCGAACAGTTGGTCACCGCCGACTTCGTGCGCGTCGTCGACGCTCACCTCGATGTGCCGCTGTTCTGGCAGAGCTGGAAGTTGGACAGCGCCGTGGTCGGTGCGGTGGGTGCGGCCGTGCGGCACGCGGCCGCCGGGCTGCGCAGCGGCTAA